A region from the Gossypium hirsutum isolate 1008001.06 chromosome A08, Gossypium_hirsutum_v2.1, whole genome shotgun sequence genome encodes:
- the LOC107909187 gene encoding very-long-chain aldehyde decarbonylase CER3, translating to MAKKPLSAWPWENLGSFKYVIYGPLAANVMYSWIYEDSYKHPWCVHILIICALRGFMHQLWNSYNNMLFLGNCRIKQQGVEFKQIDNEWDWDNFILLQGLLATMACLMFPSMDDEFPIWNTKGFITLMLLHIMVSEPLYYWMHRFFHGRYLFTHYHSLHHSSSVPHPFTAGHATFLEHLILSMVIGIPIMGSILMGSGSTSMIYGYVLGFDFMRCMGHSNVEVIHGAIFNKLPFLRYLIYTPTYHSLHHSDMGTNFCLFMPLFDAMWNTLNTNSWQLHNKITSNSGENGRVPDFVFLAHILDVMSAMHIAFVNRSFASISFSTRIFLLPFWPATLMILLMMWAWSKTFLLTFYNLRGRLYQTWVVPRFGFQYFLPFAADGINKKIEEAILKADRMGVKVISLAALNKNEALNGGGTLFVNKHPQLKVRVCHGNTLSAAVIVKEIPKDVKEVFLTGSTSKLGRAIALYLCRRHVRVLMLTSSTERFQKIQKEAPTDTQNYLVHVTKYQAAQNCKTWIAGKWITPWEQRWAPSGTHFHQFVVPPILASRRDCTYGDLAAMRLPEDVEGLGSCEYKLERGVVHACHAGGAVHQLEGWTHHEIGPIDVDRIDLVWEAALKHGFRPVFQP from the exons ATGGCTAAAAAACCTCTTTCAGCTTGGCCATGGGAAAACTTGGGGAGTTTCAAG TATGTGATTTATGGTCCATTAGCTGCAAATGTTATGTATTCATGGATCTATGAAGATTCCTATAAGCATCCATGGTGTGTTCATATACTCATTATATGTGCTTTGAGAGGTTTCATGCACCAACTATGGAATTCTTACAACAACATGCTTTTCCTTGGAAATTGTCGGATTAAGCAACAAGGAGTTGAATTCAAGCAGATTGACAATGAATGGGactg GGACAATTTTATACTTCTTCAAGGTCTGTTAGCTACCATGGCTTGCCTAATGTTTCCGTCCATGGATGATGAGTTTCCAATATGGAACACAAAAGGGTTTATTACATTGATGTTATTGCATATAATGGTGTCAGAGCCATTGTATTATTGGATGCATAGGTTCTTCCATGGAAGATACCTTTTCACCCATTATCATTCACTTCACCATTCATCTTCGGTGCCCCATCCCTTTACAG CTGGACATGCAACATTTTTAGAGCACCTTATATTATCTATGGTGATTGGAATTCCAATAATGGGGTCAATTCTAATGGGAAGTGGATCAACAAGCATGATTTATGGGTATGTTTTGGGGTTTGATTTTATGAGATGTATGGGGCATTCCAATGTTGAAGTTATTCATGGTGCAATCTTCAACAAGTTACCTTTCCTTAGATATCTCATCTATACCCCCAC GTACCATAGCTTGCACCACTCAGATATGGGGACTAATTTTTGCCTCTTCATGCCCCTGTTTGATGCAATGTGGAATACACTTAACACCAACTCATGGCAGCTTCACAATAAAATTACTTCGAATTCAG GCGAAAATGGGAGGGTTCCGGATTTTGTGTTCCTAGCCCACATATTGGATGTAATGTCGGCGATGCACATTGCGTTCGTAAACCGATCCTTCGCATCAATATCCTTCTCCACAAGGATATTTCTACTACCATTTTGGCCTGCAACTTTGATGATATTGCTAATGATGTGGGCATGGTCCAAGACCTTCCTCCTCACTTTCTACAACCTTCGAGGCCGTTTGTACCAGACATGGGTCGTTCCCAGATTTGGTTTTCAG TATTTCTTACCATTTGCAGCTGATGGCATCAACAAGAAAATAGAGGAGGCCATTCTAAAGGCTGATAGGATGGGGGTCAAGGTCATTAGCCTTGCAGCATTAAATAAG AATGAAGCTCTAAATGGAGGAGGAACATTGTTTGTTAACAAGCACCCACAACTTAAAGTTAGAGTTTGCCATGGCAACACATTGAGTGCTGCAGTTATTGTAAAAGAAATTCCCAAAGATGTCAAAGAAGTGTTCTTAACAGGCTCCACTTCAAAGCTCGGTCGAGCGATCGCACTCTACCTTTGTCGAAGGCATGTTCGTGTTCTC aTGTTAACTTCATCGACCGAGAgatttcaaaaaatacaaaaagaagcTCCAACGGATACCCAAAACTACCTTGTCCATGTTACCAAATACCAAGCAGCTCAAAATTGTAAG ACATGGATTGCGGGCAAGTGGATAACACCATGGGAGCAACGTTGGGCTCCAAGTGGAACACATTTTCATCAATTTGTGGTGCCTCCCATTTTAGCCTCCAGGAGGGACTGCACTTACGGTGATCTTGCAGCCATGAGGTTGCCTGAGGATGTTGAAGGACTTGGGAGTTGTGAG TACAAGTTGGAGAGGGGAGTGGTGCATGCATGCCATGCAGGAGGAGCAGTTCATCAACTAGAAGGCTGGACTCACCACGAAATTGGGCCAATTGATGTTGATAGAATCGATCTCGTATGGGAAGCTGCACTCAAGCATGGTTTCCGGCCTGTGTTTCAACCTTAA